Proteins encoded by one window of Dendropsophus ebraccatus isolate aDenEbr1 chromosome 4, aDenEbr1.pat, whole genome shotgun sequence:
- the ARIH2 gene encoding E3 ubiquitin-protein ligase ARIH2, with translation MSVDMNSQGSDSNEDYDPNCEEEDEEEDDDPGDIEDYYEGVANDVEQQGADSFDPEEYQFTCLTYRESESALNEQMASLASLIKVSHSVAKLILVHFHWQVSEILERHKLNPVQLLVDARVQPLSSKHVMAHSSHHCAVCMQFVLKENLLSLACQHQFCRSCWEQHCTVLVKDGAGVGISCMAQECLLRTPEDFVFLLLPNEELKDKYKRYLFRDYVESHYQLQLCPGADCPMVIQVQEPKARRVQCNRCSEVFCFRCRQMYHAPTDCATIRKWLTKCADDSETANYISAHTKDCPKCNICIEKNGGCNHMQCSKCKHDFCWMCLGDWKTHGSEYYECSRYKENPDIVNQSQQAQAREALKKYLFYFERWENHNKSLQLEAQTYQQIQEKIQERVMNNLGTWIDWQYLQNAAKLLAKCRYTLQYTYPYAYYMESGPRKKLFEYQQAQLEAEIENLSWKVERADSYDRGDLENQMHIAEQRRRTLLKDFHDT, from the exons ATGTCTGTAGATATGAACAGTCAAGGATCAGATAGCAATGAAGACTATGACCCTAACtgcgaggaggaggatgaagaggaagaTGATGACCCAGGAGACATAGAGGACTACTATGAGGGAGTTGCTAATGACGTGGAGCAGCAAGGGGCAGACTCTTTTGACCCTGAGGAATATCAGTTTACCTGCCTCACCTATAGGGAATCTGAGAGTGCACTCAATGAGCAGATGGCTAGCCTGGCATCTTTGATAAAG GTATCGCATTCTGTGGCTAAACTCATCTTAGTTCACTTTCATTGGCAAGTCTCAGAAATATTAGAGCG GCATAAATTGAATCCTGTACAGTTGTTAGTGGACGCCAGAGTTCAGCCTCTATCGTCTAAACAT GTTATGGCACATTCCTCCCATCACTGCGCAGTCTGCATGCAGTTTGTCCTGAAGGAGAACCTGCTGTCTCTTGCCTGTCAGCACCAGTTTTGCCGCAGCTGTTGGGAGCAGCACTGCACAGTCCTAGTGAAAGATGGAGCTGGCGTTG GTATCTCCTGCATGGCCCAGGAATGCTTGCTCCGAACGCCGGAAGATTTTGTTTTTCTTCTACTGCCTAATGAGGAGCTGAAGGACAAATACAAGAGATACCTTTTCAGGGACTATGTAGAG agcCATTATCAGCTTCAGCTCTGCCCTGGTGCTGACTGCCCAATGGTCATACAGGTTCAGGAGCCAAAGGCTCGTCGAGTGCAGTGTAATAGGTGCAGTGAGGTCTTCTG CTTCCGGTGCCGCCAAATGTACCATGCTCCCACAGACTGCGCCACCATCCGCAAGTGGCTAACGAAATGCGCAGACGACTCGGAAACCGCAAACTACATCAGTGCTCACACTAAAGAC tgtccCAAGTGCAATATCTGTATTGAAAAAAATGGAGGTTGCAACCACATG caaTGTTCGAAGTGCAAGCATG ACTTCTGTTGGATGTGCCTTGGTGACTGGAAAACACACGGCAGCGAATATTATGAGTGCAGCCGATATAAAGAGAACCCCGATATTGTAAACCAGAGTCAGCAGGCTCAGGCTAGAGAAGCTCTCAAGAAATACCTCTTCTACTTTGAGAGG TGGGAAAATCATAATAAGAGCCTGCAGTTGGAAGCTCAGACCTACCAGCAAATTCAGGAGAAGATTCAGGAACGGGTAATGAACAACCTTGGCACCTGGATTGATTGGCAGTACCTACAAAATGCTGCAAAGCTGCTGGCGAAG TGCCGATACACTCTGCAATATACATATCCTTATGCTTACTACATGGAGTCTGGTCCACGCAAGAAGCTG TTTGAATATCAGCAGGCCCAGCTGGAGGCAGAGATTGAGAACCTTTCCTGGAAGGTGGAAAGAGCTGACAGCTATGACAGAGGG